The genomic interval CGCCCGCGAGAGTCCACGTTGCCGCCTTTGCGGTAAACCGCTTACAAAACACACTAAACACCAGCGTTACGACTAAAGGCGGAGTGACCGCCGCAGTGAAAGCACCGTGCGCTGCATAGATAGAATCAAACATCATGAAGACTGGTACCAACGCGATTCCCATCAGCGTCACACCCACACTGGTGATTCGGGCAACCTTGAGTAGGTCGCGGTCGTTCGCCTCAGGGTTAATCAGCGGCGTATAAACGTCGTTCACGATGATGGCCGCAACCGCTGTGATCAAGGTGTCTACCGTAGACATCAAAGCCGCCGTTAAGGCAGCCATGATCAAACCAAAGAGGCCCGGTGTAGTGCACAAGAATTCAGAGGCAACAAAGAAGACACTTGCAGGGTCCATGTTCGCCGGTAAGACTCCCGCATTCTCCAGCGCTTTACCAACCCAGCCACCGGAGGCAACCACACAAGCTGCCACTGGCATCAAGACGAGTAAAACAGTCACAGCTGTTTTACGGCCCTCCTCCACAGAACGAGCGGCCATAAAACGCATCATCACGCCCTGATTCAAGAAGTAAAACATTGCTGAGTTGGCCATCGCATCCTGCCAAAAAATACCCACACCATTGAAGCCCGTGTCTGTATTAAAATTGGCAAAGGCCTTACGGTGGTCCCGCGGTAGGTTCTCCCAAAGTGCGTCAAATCCACCGAGGTAATCAGCTCCCAAATAGAGAATTAACAGGCCTGTAGCCAAGAGCATGACGCCCTGGAAC from Deltaproteobacteria bacterium carries:
- a CDS encoding sodium:solute symporter family protein, translated to METYSYQYFVGGIVFLGGLYFAGRQGFVGLSGTGFRNLIFLILGFAGYMGLQGYMQYGTMTVRPPVEYQGSGLKSGVHGTPLDYGIMIGYFLIILAIGTWFGRMQKTTKDFFFGGQKFAWWLVAFSLVATTIGSYSFVKYSKVAYQYGLSSSQTYLNDWFWLPWFIFGWLPIVYFSRVVSIPEYFERRFNRTVRGWATILILVYLIGYVGVNLFTMGKALQMLLGWPIFWSAVLVASISAVYVTAGGQTSVIMTDLFQGVMLLATGLLILYLGADYLGGFDALWENLPRDHRKAFANFNTDTGFNGVGIFWQDAMANSAMFYFLNQGVMMRFMAARSVEEGRKTAVTVLLVLMPVAACVVASGGWVGKALENAGVLPANMDPASVFFVASEFLCTTPGLFGLIMAALTAALMSTVDTLITAVAAIIVNDVYTPLINPEANDRDLLKVARITSVGVTLMGIALVPVFMMFDSIYAAHGAFTAAVTPPLVVTLVFSVFCKRFTAKAATWTLAG